In Rhodoflexus caldus, the genomic window CAAACTTTCCAAATATTGTTTCAAAAGTAGTTCGCTAATTGCTCCCATAATGTAGCCGTTGGCACTTGGGCTACTTCGTAAGGCTTGTAAAAATACGTTTGTGGTTACGCCAAATCGTTTTTCTATAAATTCTTGAATTTCGTCTTGCATTTTGATTGTTAAGGTTTTGGCAAATTTAGTGGTTTTTTTTCAAATCACGCACAACGGAAAAGCATTTGTGCAGGGCGGGTTTAGTAGCACTATCGTTTCCACACGCACAAAAGCCAATAGAAAGCACAAATGTTTCAATTTAGCAAATCTGCCCGCCTTGCCACAAATGCAATGTTGGGCGATTGTTGTTCTTTTTCTATCGCACTACAATCACTTTAACGTTAAATGTTTTTCCTTGAATGGTCTGTTCACCTTCAAGTTCATTAAAGTTGTTGATGTCCTGAATAGCATTTGGGGCATAAATGAAAAATATAATTTCTGTTAGAACATTTACAACGTGATAGGATTGTAAATCTTCTTTCATCTGTTTAGTATATTTTTTATCGTCTGCCTTATCAATATGCTTAACTTCAATAGACTTTTTGGAAGTTAAAACACTGAAAATCAATTGATTGAAAATTTCAACTTGTAATTATGTAAGCCTGCGGTTAATTGGAGATTTTCTAATATCTGCTCTTTTTGCTTCACTCTGC contains:
- a CDS encoding PD-(D/E)XK nuclease domain-containing protein; protein product: MIFSVLTSKKSIEVKHIDKADDKKYTKQMKEDLQSYHVVNVLTEIIFFIYAPNAIQDINNFNELEGEQTIQGKTFNVKVIVVR